The genomic interval CTCCCATCACCATGTTTGCGGCCATCTCCTGTATGCACGGTCATGTCTGCAAATGCCTACCCCTACGTaacccctcttcccctccctttccccgACCTTTCCGTGTTTCCTCCGAGAAGCCGCTGCGAAAGAAGTCGACAAACAAACAAAGTCCGTCAGTAATCTTCTTTCCGCGcactttccctctctccgctCACTCCCAGACCCGCGAACATAAAGATGCGCACAGGAACCAGGGGTGACCGTAGACCACGCACAACAAACACACGTGCAGTGAAAAAcaagcaacaaaaaagacaGAAAAGAAACCAAGAAGCGGGCAAAGTCTGTCCGAAAAGGTCGTATTCCTCATGCACAAACATGACGGGGAGACCACGTGGTCTATATTTGTGTGGTACATGCAACAATGCCGGCCCTGCTTTCTCAAGCACCGGGGCTGCGGCTTCGTTGCAGTAACGCATAGCGTAGCTGGAAATGCATCTTCTCTGCGCCTTGACGGCACTCCTACACCCGTTCTCTATATCTTTTGAcactgcgtctctctctgcttctccgGCCTCCTACTCACCCCCCGTACGACCTCCGGTCTCTTCTTGCCGTTCAGAGTCTGAGACGGTGccattgctgctgctgctgccacccccctccccctgcccgCTGATGCGAAGCAGCAAACTACGCGATGGACCTTCTCTTGTGCGCCGGCGCATCGGCCGCCTTCATCGCTGCCTTTTACGTCTGGCCGTGTGAGCGGCGCTTTGTTTTCTCAGGCTTGCAGTCGCTGTACGCCGCTGCACGCGACCCAACCGTCTATGTCGATCGCGACAGCAATGAAGCGATTCGGAGACGCACAATCTCGTTTGGCATGTGCTGCCTTGTCAGTGGTGCCTACCTTGCATtcggtgcggcgccgcctcgtacCGCGCATCGGCAGAGCAGTTTGCTGCGTCCGATTATCCGTTCTTCGGTGTCGacactgctgctgtttgcGGGGCCCATCGCGGATGCGTGTCACCAGGGGACCTTCGACACCCCCGAGAGCACGTTGCGGTTGTGGCGAAACTATGTGATCTGCCCGATTGGGGAAGAGCTGTTCTACCGCGGCGTTCTCTTCTCgcttctgcaccgccgctcctctccaGCGCGTATTTTCGTTTCGGCCTTCCTCTTTTCGCTTTCCCACATGCACCACCTTGTTTCCATGGCTTGTGACGCGTACAGAAACGGCGAGGACAAAGGCGTGGCTGGTAGCGACCGCGACGAGAAAGAGCGTGCCTGCTGGCGCTCAGCGGGGCACGCCATGTGCGGCATCGTTGTCTTTACTGCGCTATTCGGCCTTCTCAGCGGGTACTATTATGAGCATGTGTGTGAGCGTAGCATTAtcgccatcgctgcagccCACGCCCTGTGCAATGCCATTGGTCCTCCCGAGTTTATGGTTCTGCGGAGCCGTCACTGCACTGTGCGTGAGAAGGTGGCAAGCGCAGCGATCTATGTCGCTGGTATCGTAGGATGGGCGTGGACACTGTGGCGCTACTGAACCCTTTTGTTCACGAAGACTGATCGATTGCTTTTGCGAGCTGCTCCGCCGAGAAACACCAGAACAGTGTAGCGCTGATCCTACAAGCACGCGCGCTTTTTACAATAGCCTGATTACTACGAAGGAGGATCCTCACTGCAAgggtgcacgcgctgcgtcGCTGACTTCACCTTGCGCGAGTGTAGCTTGCGTCCATCACTCCTGTTGCGGAGTGTCAGGATCCTTGAGGtttccccccctcctccccctccatgaTGTTACCTGCACCGCTCGGCTTTGCCCTTCAATGTCTTTGCGCTTGCCTTcggaaaaagaagaaggtgCAGTTTGTGGTTCATCGTCTCCGTGTGCGTTCACCTTGACACTCGCATCGTGCAACAGCAATTCTCCTTCTAGGACGTGATTTTCCAACCTG from Leishmania major strain Friedlin complete genome, chromosome 26 carries:
- a CDS encoding putative CAAX prenyl protease 2; translated protein: MCCLVSGAYLAFGAAPPRTAHRQSSLLRPIIRSSVSTLLLFAGPIADACHQGTFDTPESTLRLWRNYVICPIGEELFYRGVLFSLLHRRSSPARIFVSAFLFSLSHMHHLVSMACDAYRNGEDKGVAGSDRDEKERACWRSAGHAMCGIVVFTALFGLLSGYYYEHVCERSIIAIAAAHALCNAIGPPEFMVLRSRHCTVREKVASAAIYVAGIVGWAWTLWRY